The following is a genomic window from Abyssicoccus albus.
CCTCGCTCTACGAAACAACCGAACGAAAAAGGTGGTAGAACATTCGGTTATTTCGTAGAACGTCCATCGTAATGATGGAACGGTTCTACTTTTCGATTAAATCTTCTTCGTATGAATAAATCGAAACAGTTATTGTCGATATTGCTGCTAGTATTACGAGTGTCCACTCTAGTGGCACGAACCAAGTTATCGGGTATGCAACTATCGTCATTGCCAACGAAATCAATCCTACGAATATTTTTAATTCCGTTCTTTTACTCATACGTAAATCCTCCTACGATTTGACTTGCTTCAATAAAGTCCATCGGATCATCGTCCGAATTAAACCCTCCGTTGTATAGTACTTCTGTATGTTTCGGCTCAATTGCCGATTCCATTTCTTCGAACATTTCTTGCGGTGTCATTTTAATCGTCTCCTTTTCGTTTTTATTTCGTGTTTATTTTTTAATTTTTCGGGTATATTAATAATGTAATAAGCTAAATTGATTACAATTGACTAACGTGTTATACTCACGGTAGAAATTAAGAGCATAATGCCTCGTCTACACTAACGTGTATTTCGGGATTATATCGTTTCTTAATTTCGTCCAATTTCCTACGTACTTGCTTTCTGTCTAAGCCAAGACTATTTGATACGCTAGTAATCGTAGGTTTATCTTGATTGAGAAATTCGTTAATGATTGCCGTCATTCTCGAATCTTCTTCATCAGTCAACTGTCGAATCAATTGCCGTTGGTTCGTCAGTTTTTTATTATCTAATGTTTCAGATGGAATAATTTCGATAAGTAATCTCGATCCATCTTCTTCGCTAACAGGTGCGTCTAATCGGAGATGTTCTTCCGATTCTACTGTCGTGAAATCTCTTCCGTACTTTCTATCTTTCTGGAAGAAGTTTCCGAGAAGGTAATTCATCGCCTTGTGTCCTTGAAGTAATGCGTCGTTGTAAATTGTTTCTGCTACATGGTCGTCGGTTACTCCCCGACTTTTAATGTAGCTAATACATTTTTCTTTATTCACTTATGTTCCTCCTATATACATATAACAGTTTTTACCCTTCGCCGGGACAAAAATTTGTAATTTTTTTTTCGTTAATTTTTGTTGCCTCAAAAACTAACTAAATTTATTGTAAAGGAATATAATCCTAATGTCAACAAGTTTTTTAAAATTATTTTAAGGAGGTGTTAAAATGTACGAAAGACAAGTATTTATAGACCGTTTTAATTCTTTGAGAGATAGAAAGGGATTAACTTATGAAGATATTTCTAGGAATACCGGACTTAACTCTTCGACAATTAGAAAGGCAGCTACATCTGGTAATCCTTCTGCTAAAACATTGTATGCAATGTGTGATTATTTAAACGTATCTGCCGACTACTTACTTGGATTATCAGACAACTATTAATACTTCGGGAACTATTCTTCGGTGTAGTTCCCTTTTTGTAGTTCTTCTACCGATACAGGTTCCGGATAATCTTCCCCTTCATAATGTTTCGTATCTGCATACGATCGTAATTTAGAAATGAATCCGTCTGAACCAAAATTTTGATTAAAGTGTGTTTTAACAAATCCCGGCATATTTCTTTCGGCATTATCTACCATACTATCAAACGAATCTAATTCCGTTAGTGATTCTTCGTAGAATACTCTAGCCCTTGTCGATAATTTATCCGGATCAATGTCTTTTCCGTATGCTTCGATATATGGTTCGATATTTAATACTTCGTCCAACTCATATCCGTTGTTATTGTTTAGTCCTGCTTTATACGAATAGTGCATAAATGCGAAATAAGTTTCCTTTACATATGCGTCTAACTTTGCGTCCTCATCTTCGTAAGCCTTTTCGCCACAACCCGTCAACATAATTACCGTAATCAACAATGCCGATAAAATCTTCTTCATTTATTCGTCTCCTTTATATCGTTATAGTAGGCAAGTTATTCACTCTTTCGAAATTTAACTCGCTTAATCGTATTATACCAAGATTATTTGCGTCTTTAAGTCTTGACATTTCTTCCGTAATTTGTACTCTATAAATATCGTTTACTTTGTTTCGTAACAACTCGTAAACCCTTTCGTTCAACAACCGTCCTTTAGCGTCAAAATCTCCTCCGAGTATTACTTCTTCGACACCACTTGCGACAATCAAGTCAGCTTGTATTCGGTTGAAAGCCGAACCACCTACTGCGACTGCCATTGTTCCAGAAGATTGCCACGTCATAGCGTCTATCTCTGCTTCGCATACTACAATGCGTTTTATTCCATTCTGTACAACATGGTGTATTCCGTATACTAAACGATTGATTGGTGTGGCTTCATTCTCGTACCAAAATACTTTATCGTACTTACTTCTATATTTAATGTTCGCCACTCTTCCGTTTATGTCATGCCAAGGTATTCCGATACTACTTCCGTTATCAAATATACCGTTCTTCTCTATGACTTTCGGATTAATTCCTCTCGACTTTAAGTATGCGTAATCAATCGACTTATCTTCGTACTTATCTTTCGGAACTTCTACGAATCCTTTACGTTCATACAACGGTTTAAACTCAATGTGTATATCCGTATCTACATATTCGTAATCATATATCGACCTTAGGTAATCGACAGTTTCTTCGTAAGTTTCCGAGCGTAAGTACGCCAACAGTTGTACGAAGTTCCCACTCTTCCAGTAGTCGTCATACGCCCCGGAATCTCCCCACGTTCCTGCATACTCGCTATCTCCTGCGTTGATAAAGAACGACGGTGTATCATCGTCTCTAAACGGAGAACAGGCGATTAACTTGTCGCCAGAACGTTTCTGTCGATGGAACTCATACGGTTCTAATTCCGCCATTAAATCAACGTCAATATGTCTATCGCCAACCTTTATGTTCGCCATGCTTACGCTCCTTTCTCACGATCAAAACTCTCCGAACATTCCTTCATCAATCGAAAGTTCTTTTACGATACCTACGTTCGGAATATACGTTATTTCTTTCGTTGTTCCTTCGCCACCATTACGTCCTTTGTTAATTCCGATAATACCGGACTTTTGTCGATAATCTGTATCGAGTGTAATCAATACGGAAGCGTCTTCGAGTAATGATTTCGTCTTCTTTACTTCCTTACGTTTCGGAAGTTTTAACGCTCTTATCTCGTCCTTATCTTGCTCTTTATCGTCTTCTTCGGCTTGTGTTATTGCGAACACTACAACGTCTTTATTACCGGATAATCTACGGAGTTTCTTACTCGTCTCGGCAGCGTCTCCTCCTGCGGTCTTACTTCGGTTTGTTTCGTAATCCATGTAATAGAACGGATCAATGACTACGACATCAGCATTTACGGAATCTATGTCCGATTCTAATTGCTTTAAATCACGACTGTAAAAATCTTCATCGTCAACTGAACGGATAAATATATTCCCTTTCATTGTCTGATTCATCGAATCTACCATCGAGAGAAAGTCTTGTTCCATATTTCCGTCTAATTGTCCTCCTCGAATCTTGTTCGCCTCAAATCCGGCTTCATACTCGGCAAGTGTTTCTTCGTCTTTGTATATCGTCTTACCTTCCATCGCAGAATAGAACGTATACATTCTCGACATTACTTCGTACGAAGACATCTCTAGCGTCCACATCAATACGTTAGCACCTTCTCGTGCCAAATGAACGGCGTCATACGTAGTCAATGCCGACTTACCTCGTCCAGAACGTGCGTAAAATACGTACATTGAACCCGAAGCCCAACCTCCGATTTCCTTGTTGATATAATCAAATGAACTCGACCATACCTTACCGGATTCGCCTATTTTACGTTTCATATATTCACGCTTAAATTTATCGGTATCATGCTTTAAATTTGTACCGAACGTTTGTTCGTGTCTAGTCTTATTATTAATCATCTCTAACTCGTCTGTCAAGTCCGAAAGTAAAGTTTCCATATCCGATTTTCCTGTATCGAACATTTCCGGAATCTTGTCTACGTAATCCTTGAACATCAGTTGTGCTTTACGGTTCTTTACTTGTCTTACGAGATACTCATACGAATCAGTTACTCCGGGAACATACGTAAATCTATCTCCGTATTTATCTACTACGGTAGCATATGACGGTAACTTTCCTCCGTTGTTCAACACGTAGTTCTCCAAGAAATTATATACGTCTTTGTCGGACTTGGCTACGAAAGAATCCTCCGTAATTCCGTATTTATTTAATTCGTTGAAATTCTCTTCGTCGATAACTTTCGACAATAACATACTTCCTACGTTATTACTCATCTATCTTCGCCCCCTTTTACTCTGTCCGTCAAATGGTAATTCGATACATTGATCTCGCACTCTATCGTATAACCTATCGTCGAACACGTTACGTAGTTCAGTGATCGGAACATTACTCGTGAATACTATCGGCAAT
Proteins encoded in this region:
- a CDS encoding helix-turn-helix domain-containing protein, producing MYERQVFIDRFNSLRDRKGLTYEDISRNTGLNSSTIRKAATSGNPSAKTLYAMCDYLNVSADYLLGLSDNY
- a CDS encoding toprim domain-containing protein yields the protein MANIKVGDRHIDVDLMAELEPYEFHRQKRSGDKLIACSPFRDDDTPSFFINAGDSEYAGTWGDSGAYDDYWKSGNFVQLLAYLRSETYEETVDYLRSIYDYEYVDTDIHIEFKPLYERKGFVEVPKDKYEDKSIDYAYLKSRGINPKVIEKNGIFDNGSSIGIPWHDINGRVANIKYRSKYDKVFWYENEATPINRLVYGIHHVVQNGIKRIVVCEAEIDAMTWQSSGTMAVAVGGSAFNRIQADLIVASGVEEVILGGDFDAKGRLLNERVYELLRNKVNDIYRVQITEEMSRLKDANNLGIIRLSELNFERVNNLPTITI
- a CDS encoding DnaB-like helicase C-terminal domain-containing protein is translated as MSNNVGSMLLSKVIDEENFNELNKYGITEDSFVAKSDKDVYNFLENYVLNNGGKLPSYATVVDKYGDRFTYVPGVTDSYEYLVRQVKNRKAQLMFKDYVDKIPEMFDTGKSDMETLLSDLTDELEMINNKTRHEQTFGTNLKHDTDKFKREYMKRKIGESGKVWSSSFDYINKEIGGWASGSMYVFYARSGRGKSALTTYDAVHLAREGANVLMWTLEMSSYEVMSRMYTFYSAMEGKTIYKDEETLAEYEAGFEANKIRGGQLDGNMEQDFLSMVDSMNQTMKGNIFIRSVDDEDFYSRDLKQLESDIDSVNADVVVIDPFYYMDYETNRSKTAGGDAAETSKKLRRLSGNKDVVVFAITQAEEDDKEQDKDEIRALKLPKRKEVKKTKSLLEDASVLITLDTDYRQKSGIIGINKGRNGGEGTTKEITYIPNVGIVKELSIDEGMFGEF